Proteins from a genomic interval of Methanospirillum lacunae:
- a CDS encoding flavodoxin family protein, which produces MKIIGIASSPRKGANSQTLVEHILSGAEKAGAKTELVRLCDLNIEPCIGCNDCKKSNGCVQKDDFAGLVSKLETADAVVFGSPVYWGRLNAQAYPVIDRLYSLLKSDFSTDFPKGKKFVVALTCGGMGAEAVNPVNEYAKHIFSFLGFADAGFVWQNHCFAPDDITKFTETIQKAESLGKSLAQ; this is translated from the coding sequence ATGAAGATCATTGGAATAGCATCCAGCCCCCGAAAGGGTGCAAACAGCCAGACACTGGTCGAACATATCCTCTCCGGTGCGGAAAAGGCCGGTGCAAAGACTGAGCTTGTACGGCTCTGCGATCTTAACATCGAGCCCTGCATTGGCTGTAACGATTGCAAGAAGAGTAATGGCTGTGTCCAGAAAGATGATTTTGCAGGACTCGTCAGCAAACTTGAAACTGCTGATGCCGTTGTTTTTGGTTCACCGGTGTACTGGGGACGTCTGAATGCCCAGGCATATCCAGTCATTGACCGGTTATATTCTCTCCTTAAATCAGACTTCTCCACAGATTTTCCAAAAGGGAAGAAATTCGTAGTGGCCCTGACGTGTGGTGGGATGGGTGCAGAGGCTGTCAACCCGGTTAATGAATATGCGAAACATATATTCTCATTCCTGGGATTTGCTGATGCCGGCTTTGTCTGGCAGAACCATTGCTTCGCACCTGATGATATCACGAAGTTCACTGAAACTATTCAGAAAGCTGAGTCGCTTGGTAAATCCCTGGCACAATAA
- a CDS encoding MarR family winged helix-turn-helix transcriptional regulator: protein MSKGNAIALISRVREKANRLIVHELEEHGITGIVPSHGDILHFLYLEKCCTMKDLATKIHRSKPNVTVLVNKLVELGYVKKEKSTDDNRVTYISLTEKGESLKPVFIYVSKKLQKAVYGGLSDEESELLERLLQKVYDEFPKLE, encoded by the coding sequence ATGAGTAAGGGCAATGCTATCGCGCTCATCAGCCGGGTACGGGAAAAAGCGAACCGGTTGATTGTCCATGAACTTGAAGAACACGGGATCACCGGTATAGTTCCCTCGCATGGCGATATTTTGCATTTTCTCTATCTAGAAAAATGCTGTACCATGAAGGATCTTGCTACAAAGATTCACAGATCCAAACCCAATGTAACGGTCCTTGTCAATAAACTGGTTGAGTTAGGATATGTGAAAAAAGAGAAAAGCACGGACGACAATCGGGTTACATATATTTCACTTACAGAAAAAGGAGAAAGCCTCAAGCCGGTATTTATTTATGTCTCCAAAAAACTCCAGAAAGCAGTTTATGGCGGTCTTTCTGATGAGGAATCTGAATTACTAGAGAGATTACTTCAGAAGGTTTACGATGAATTTCCGAAATTGGAGTGA
- a CDS encoding aldo/keto reductase, protein MATDMIRTAIDGGVNYIDTAYPYHNGESELVVDRVFLATKREEMDRFLDEQLSRLATDHIDFYLLHGLSGETWEKLSQLGVLELLDSVRADGRIRYPAFSFHDLFPVYKEIVDAYEWTFAQIQYNYMDEENQAGTQGLK, encoded by the coding sequence ATGGCAACTGATATGATCCGTACCGCCATTGATGGCGGAGTAAATTATATCGATACAGCCTACCCTTACCACAACGGTGAGAGTGAACTTGTTGTCGACAGGGTTTTTCTGGCCACCAAACGGGAGGAGATGGACCGGTTCCTGGACGAACAGCTTTCCCGGCTTGCTACTGATCATATCGATTTCTATCTCCTCCACGGGCTCAGTGGCGAAACATGGGAAAAACTTTCCCAGTTGGGCGTTCTTGAATTGCTTGACAGTGTCAGAGCAGACGGGAGAATCCGATATCCTGCATTTTCTTTCCATGACCTGTTCCCGGTCTATAAGGAGATAGTCGATGCTTATGAGTGGACATTTGCCCAAATCCAGTATAATTACATGGACGAGGAGAATCAGGCTGGCACTCAGGGTCTGAAGTAG
- a CDS encoding 4Fe-4S dicluster domain-containing protein, translating into MEPLRGGLLSGDVPIIHQYIRDALVSRTPSEWGLQWVWNHPEVTVVLSSMSDMEQVRENLASAEQGLPGSLSPGELAVVEKLCDTFASRMKIPCTGCRYCMPCQKGVDMPQCFEYYNQAYAFDAQEKAAGVYLWALNGTFSGGIPGYASCCAKCGECEDKCPQGLPIREYLEEVSDFFGK; encoded by the coding sequence ATGGAACCGCTCCGGGGTGGCCTCCTTTCTGGGGACGTTCCCATAATCCACCAGTATATCCGTGACGCCCTAGTCAGCCGAACCCCGTCTGAATGGGGACTCCAATGGGTCTGGAATCACCCGGAAGTCACGGTTGTACTTTCAAGTATGTCAGACATGGAACAAGTCAGGGAAAACCTTGCCAGTGCAGAACAGGGCCTGCCGGGTTCTCTCTCTCCCGGAGAACTTGCTGTTGTTGAAAAACTGTGTGATACGTTTGCCTCCCGGATGAAGATCCCATGTACTGGCTGCCGCTATTGCATGCCATGTCAGAAAGGAGTCGATATGCCCCAGTGCTTCGAGTATTATAATCAGGCATATGCCTTCGATGCACAAGAAAAAGCAGCCGGCGTATACCTCTGGGCTCTAAATGGTACTTTTTCAGGGGGAATACCCGGGTATGCCTCATGTTGTGCCAAGTGTGGAGAGTGTGAGGATAAATGTCCCCAGGGACTTCCTATACGAGAATATTTAGAGGAGGTCTCGGATTTTTTCGGAAAATAA
- a CDS encoding ABC transporter substrate-binding protein gives MKEIIVRSNPYYLLGIVICLFAVSICSAESSSTSIPGNVSSIGCLFNPSYEKVVILGDENKITMTADVDKTAWPWSNVIYKHLNDVLIIISNANNPNIEELLKNKPDLIFFWNNSAVVQKMTEAGIAVVSLPSSSKFTDDKTQLQIYAKALGPDAKLKADEYAKYFDEKLAMVKSRTSDIGEDNRPSVYFAIQKPLETAGINSDISEEIRLAGGKSVTENLSAGFGSDISMEQLSQWNPDYIIIDHCRASSTSKPPDETLSNMMSDPAFSELTAVKKQQVFISPTGVMFWDGGQQQILQLIWLAKLLHPDKFEDISMETELKEFYSKFFGYDLTDNETDRILKSLPPTS, from the coding sequence ATGAAAGAAATAATAGTTCGTAGTAATCCCTACTATTTACTTGGAATTGTCATTTGTTTGTTTGCGGTGAGTATTTGCTCGGCAGAAAGCAGCAGTACCTCAATTCCCGGTAATGTGTCGTCAATAGGATGTCTCTTTAATCCATCATACGAAAAAGTTGTCATCCTTGGTGATGAGAATAAAATTACCATGACTGCTGACGTTGATAAGACCGCATGGCCATGGTCCAATGTTATTTATAAACATCTCAATGATGTTCTGATTATCATTTCCAATGCAAATAATCCGAATATAGAAGAATTGTTGAAAAACAAACCAGATCTGATCTTTTTCTGGAACAATTCTGCTGTTGTTCAGAAGATGACAGAAGCCGGAATTGCTGTTGTCTCTCTTCCCTCATCAAGTAAGTTCACCGATGACAAGACGCAACTGCAAATCTACGCAAAGGCACTTGGACCCGATGCGAAACTCAAAGCAGATGAATATGCTAAATATTTCGATGAAAAACTTGCAATGGTGAAGAGCAGAACTTCAGATATTGGAGAAGATAACAGACCATCGGTTTATTTTGCAATTCAAAAACCTCTTGAAACAGCAGGGATCAACTCAGACATCTCTGAAGAAATCCGGCTTGCCGGTGGAAAGAGTGTCACTGAAAACCTTTCAGCAGGGTTTGGATCAGATATTTCCATGGAACAGTTATCACAATGGAATCCTGATTACATTATTATTGATCACTGCAGGGCAAGTTCAACTTCAAAACCACCAGATGAAACGTTATCAAATATGATGAGTGATCCTGCGTTTTCAGAATTAACTGCAGTTAAAAAACAACAGGTTTTTATCAGTCCTACCGGCGTGATGTTTTGGGATGGAGGCCAACAACAGATATTACAATTGATCTGGCTCGCAAAGCTGCTTCATCCTGATAAATTTGAAGATATTAGTATGGAAACTGAATTAAAGGAGTTTTATAGTAAATTCTTTGGTTATGATTTAACAGATAACGAAACTGACCGGATTCTAAAATCCCTTCCGCCAACTTCGTAA
- a CDS encoding winged helix-turn-helix transcriptional regulator, translated as MAIKSKIIDDNNVDYPIHTYLSIIGGKWKPEILWHLRKSSLRFLELQRSIPRITQSVLTQNLRELEADGLLTRTAYPEIPPRVEYELTDLGKTVFPVLDAISAWGRGYMKIKE; from the coding sequence ATGGCAATAAAATCAAAAATAATTGATGATAACAACGTTGATTATCCAATACATACCTATCTCTCTATCATCGGGGGAAAATGGAAACCAGAGATCCTTTGGCATCTGCGCAAAAGTTCTCTTCGATTTCTTGAACTACAGAGGAGTATACCCCGTATTACCCAGTCAGTACTTACACAGAATTTGAGAGAGTTGGAAGCAGATGGATTGCTCACCAGAACTGCGTACCCTGAAATTCCCCCAAGGGTAGAGTATGAGTTAACCGATCTTGGAAAGACTGTTTTTCCTGTCCTTGATGCTATTAGTGCATGGGGACGGGGATATATGAAAATAAAAGAATAA
- a CDS encoding nitroreductase family protein, translated as MQVNFSIDSDRCNRCGICSNVCLSSILIQDPITKIPTVASDYKVFCTTCGHCESFCPQGAIKIETPEVEPFQGSSIDRKVSPETVKSLIVSRRTIRHFQDKPVSHDLLINLLDIIRYAPSGFNLHPVEWMIVKDPAVIQKLSSATIDWLRSLQEVNTPDEFAPLLPVISKIIAVWESGEDPVCYHAPALIIAHADTTIHSAGYDAIIALSYLDLIAQVYDLGTCWAGLLQMALSGSPDVLGLIPLPQGHTPHHVLLIGNPRYQIYQIPKRPLTRISVV; from the coding sequence ATGCAGGTTAATTTTTCTATTGATAGTGATCGATGTAACCGTTGTGGTATATGTAGCAATGTATGTCTCTCTTCAATTCTCATCCAAGATCCAATAACCAAAATCCCAACAGTTGCATCAGATTACAAGGTGTTCTGTACTACATGTGGACATTGTGAATCTTTTTGCCCACAGGGAGCCATTAAAATTGAAACCCCTGAAGTCGAGCCGTTCCAAGGTTCCTCTATTGACCGGAAGGTTTCGCCTGAAACAGTAAAATCTTTGATTGTATCCCGAAGAACTATCCGACATTTCCAGGATAAACCTGTCTCACATGATCTCTTGATCAATCTCCTGGATATTATCAGATATGCACCGAGCGGGTTTAATCTGCATCCGGTTGAGTGGATGATCGTGAAAGACCCCGCTGTGATCCAGAAGTTGTCATCAGCCACGATCGATTGGTTAAGGTCTCTACAGGAAGTCAATACACCAGATGAATTCGCTCCACTCCTACCGGTGATATCAAAAATTATTGCGGTATGGGAGTCTGGAGAAGATCCTGTCTGTTATCATGCTCCGGCCCTTATCATTGCCCATGCTGATACGACAATTCACAGTGCCGGATATGATGCCATCATTGCACTCAGTTACCTGGATCTTATCGCCCAGGTTTATGATCTTGGAACCTGCTGGGCCGGTCTATTGCAAATGGCTTTATCTGGTTCGCCTGATGTTCTGGGTTTAATCCCGCTTCCCCAGGGTCACACACCACATCATGTTCTGCTTATCGGAAATCCACGATATCAGATATATCAAATCCCAAAAAGACCTCTGACCAGGATATCAGTCGTTTAA
- the idi gene encoding isopentenyl-diphosphate Delta-isomerase: MTEMLILVDRHDTEIGYAEKMQIHREGKIHRAFSIIIYNSQGEMLLQKRASSKYHSGGLWTNACCGHPRAGEDLLSSAHRRLNEEMGFECILKPLFNFLYVAHLDNQMIEHEFDHVLIGGYDGCIHPDPNEAEDYQWISVPRIYEGIVLNPEVYTIWFVILMNKLKNHRISTKL, encoded by the coding sequence ATGACAGAGATGCTTATTCTCGTGGATAGACACGATACAGAAATCGGGTATGCGGAAAAGATGCAAATCCATCGTGAAGGAAAAATTCACCGTGCATTTTCCATCATTATCTACAATTCACAAGGGGAGATGCTTCTTCAGAAAAGGGCGTCATCGAAATACCATTCAGGAGGATTATGGACAAATGCATGCTGTGGTCATCCGAGGGCTGGTGAGGATTTATTATCCTCGGCTCACAGGAGGTTGAATGAGGAGATGGGATTTGAATGCATATTGAAACCGCTATTCAATTTTCTCTATGTAGCCCACCTGGATAATCAAATGATCGAACACGAATTCGATCATGTCTTAATTGGAGGATATGATGGATGTATTCATCCGGATCCTAATGAGGCAGAAGATTACCAGTGGATCTCTGTACCGCGTATTTACGAAGGGATCGTTCTAAATCCTGAAGTTTATACGATCTGGTTTGTGATTTTGATGAACAAACTAAAAAATCACAGAATCTCCACAAAATTATGA
- a CDS encoding flavin reductase family protein, which translates to MKKSTGSPCGTRIKRCEKEETIMEKVMIGKMPAGAFPIIVVGSMVNGKPNYNTLGCYGLISPAPPTVYIKSVKQHYTNVGIRESGWFSVNLPSADQARKTDYVGLVSGYDTDKSDAFTPFFSSAGNAPMIEECPVNILCKVIQTVYMPTQENAEIFIGEVEEVYIKKECMIDGNIDLNMIKPLMITGTQYIEVTGTPAGAAWNIGKELIEK; encoded by the coding sequence ATGAAAAAAAGTACAGGATCTCCATGTGGTACAAGAATAAAACGTTGTGAGAAAGAGGAAACAATCATGGAAAAAGTAATGATAGGAAAAATGCCAGCAGGAGCATTTCCAATTATTGTTGTTGGCAGTATGGTAAATGGAAAACCGAATTATAATACACTTGGCTGTTATGGGCTTATTTCCCCGGCACCCCCGACCGTTTACATCAAATCCGTGAAGCAACATTATACAAATGTCGGTATTCGTGAATCTGGATGGTTCAGTGTGAATCTTCCCTCTGCCGACCAGGCCAGGAAAACAGATTACGTTGGGCTTGTTTCCGGTTACGACACAGATAAATCAGATGCGTTTACGCCGTTTTTCAGTTCTGCAGGAAATGCCCCGATGATCGAGGAATGCCCGGTAAATATCCTCTGTAAAGTAATCCAGACAGTCTACATGCCTACTCAGGAGAATGCAGAGATCTTTATTGGTGAGGTTGAGGAGGTTTACATTAAAAAGGAATGTATGATTGACGGGAACATCGACCTGAATATGATTAAACCTCTTATGATTACAGGTACTCAGTATATTGAGGTTACCGGTACACCAGCAGGTGCCGCATGGAATATCGGTAAAGAATTGATAGAAAAATAA
- a CDS encoding 4Fe-4S binding protein: MDEFLQSYVKKYEQWRNDRDFSVSSRVISVNEAFFGSQRILALEQVIQVFKDSQEFALAECHCRVQYDRCNRPRETCLLIDDAAVRALEKKKALRITLEEARMVIRQANVHGLVLMTYYLPGKRINAICCCCPCCCHDLQLLLQYHRSDLVIGSDYIAETDTDRCISCGICVERCIFRARTMQDSHFTYDPTLCLGCGLCVSVCPEQATSMELNPRCDMI, from the coding sequence ATGGATGAATTTCTGCAATCATATGTAAAAAAGTACGAACAATGGCGAAATGACAGGGATTTTTCCGTCTCATCACGGGTTATCTCTGTTAATGAGGCTTTTTTTGGTAGTCAGCGAATCCTTGCCTTGGAACAGGTAATACAAGTTTTCAAGGACTCCCAGGAATTTGCTCTGGCCGAATGTCACTGCAGGGTACAGTATGACAGGTGTAACCGACCAAGGGAGACCTGTCTTCTCATCGATGATGCAGCAGTCCGGGCGCTTGAAAAGAAAAAAGCCCTACGAATTACCCTGGAAGAGGCGAGGATGGTTATAAGGCAGGCTAATGTCCATGGTCTCGTTCTCATGACCTATTATCTACCAGGAAAAAGGATTAATGCAATATGCTGTTGCTGTCCCTGTTGTTGCCACGATCTTCAGCTCCTGCTACAGTACCATCGTTCGGATCTAGTAATAGGTTCAGATTATATCGCAGAAACCGACACAGATCGTTGTATATCATGTGGTATCTGTGTCGAACGTTGTATTTTCAGAGCCCGGACCATGCAGGATAGTCATTTTACGTATGATCCCACGTTATGCCTAGGATGTGGTCTTTGTGTTTCGGTATGCCCGGAACAGGCGACATCTATGGAATTGAATCCGCGATGTGATATGATCTGA
- a CDS encoding class I SAM-dependent methyltransferase translates to MPVCLIITPHMATWNELFSDERFIESLPQPEVYKFVRKLEGIFPDRPLILWDLCCGAGRHTVLLSQMHHLVYGSDIAQNGINHTQKWLDGNGLKAELKVADMTVNPYYGIHFHGVLCWDALHHNTREKITKSVAHVYDNLVRGGLFMVTLLSIKGGAYGQGCEIEQNTFVKNDGFEAGVPHHYFDERDLRDLFKAWKFVILAEQVYSYLETEPDFHLTNPFPYTKWNVIVQK, encoded by the coding sequence ATGCCTGTCTGTCTCATTATTACCCCTCATATGGCAACATGGAATGAACTATTTTCTGATGAGAGGTTCATTGAATCCTTACCCCAACCCGAAGTCTACAAATTCGTTAGAAAACTCGAAGGAATTTTTCCGGATAGACCCCTCATTCTATGGGACCTGTGCTGTGGTGCTGGAAGACATACCGTTCTACTCTCACAAATGCATCATTTGGTTTACGGAAGTGATATTGCACAAAACGGGATCAACCATACTCAAAAATGGCTTGACGGGAATGGCCTAAAGGCAGAGTTGAAAGTCGCTGATATGACTGTAAATCCGTATTATGGTATACACTTTCATGGGGTCCTCTGTTGGGATGCCTTACATCACAATACCAGGGAAAAAATAACAAAATCTGTTGCTCATGTTTACGATAATCTGGTACGTGGAGGTTTGTTCATGGTGACACTGCTCTCCATCAAAGGTGGAGCTTACGGCCAGGGATGCGAGATAGAACAGAATACATTCGTAAAAAACGACGGGTTTGAAGCAGGAGTTCCTCACCATTATTTTGATGAAAGGGATCTCCGGGATTTATTTAAAGCATGGAAATTCGTAATTCTGGCCGAACAGGTTTACTCGTACCTGGAGACAGAACCTGATTTTCACCTTACAAATCCGTTTCCGTATACGAAATGGAACGTGATTGTGCAAAAATGA
- a CDS encoding DUF2178 domain-containing protein, with product MKYIHYLVWIIGTAILVTMMVGWSIISGLIWIPLIIIPLAVIVCYTGRKIVTPILDDELNQRIQGDAAMRTLEVLFVTGIIIISILFSLSVSSAYTPKINGHIVTNDDSTRSMSVTIQYLNPLDISHSSLRSFLIKNIEAMTYQEAGSYATFWQEGLRPHYDYDLMARIGGFLLIFLLLVYGSFYLYYRRKY from the coding sequence ATGAAATACATTCATTATTTGGTGTGGATTATTGGAACTGCAATTCTGGTAACGATGATGGTAGGATGGTCAATTATATCAGGCCTTATCTGGATTCCGTTAATTATTATTCCTCTGGCAGTAATTGTGTGTTATACAGGTCGTAAGATAGTGACTCCAATCCTGGATGATGAACTAAACCAGCGTATTCAGGGAGATGCTGCGATGAGGACCCTTGAGGTTCTATTTGTTACAGGCATTATTATTATTTCCATCCTGTTTTCTCTCTCAGTAAGTTCAGCATATACCCCAAAAATCAATGGACACATTGTTACCAATGATGATAGTACCCGATCAATGTCAGTGACCATTCAATATCTGAACCCGTTGGATATCTCACATTCATCTTTGAGATCATTTTTAATCAAGAATATCGAAGCTATGACATACCAGGAAGCTGGATCTTATGCAACATTCTGGCAGGAAGGATTGCGACCGCATTATGATTATGATCTGATGGCTAGAATCGGAGGATTTCTTTTAATATTTCTTCTTTTAGTCTATGGTTCTTTTTATTTATACTACCGTCGAAAATACTAG
- a CDS encoding helix-turn-helix transcriptional regulator translates to MKNRIKVLRAEYDMTQETLAQLVGVTRNTIISIEKGKYYPSLLIGYRMARVFDVDINDIFTYEEGIDDLQSE, encoded by the coding sequence ATGAAAAACAGAATAAAAGTCCTCCGGGCTGAGTATGATATGACCCAGGAGACTCTTGCACAGTTAGTCGGTGTTACCCGCAATACAATAATCTCTATAGAAAAAGGGAAATATTATCCCTCTTTACTCATTGGATATCGAATGGCACGAGTTTTTGATGTGGATATTAATGATATTTTTACCTATGAAGAAGGTATTGACGATCTTCAGTCAGAGTAA
- a CDS encoding archaellin/type IV pilin N-terminal domain-containing protein — protein sequence MRKDLAFSGLEAAIVLIAFVVVAAVFSYVMLGAGFFATQKSQEVTYSGIKQSTSNIVLDGQLYGDSSDISVLTIYLAIPEGGQPQKLSDVDYLWTIDGGAVTVVTGTDADNVGLLQAGDRAKITISLAAANRPGPGSSFTLEIKPKVGASSLISKTLGSGYAGGVII from the coding sequence ATGAGGAAAGATTTAGCTTTTTCAGGCCTTGAAGCAGCAATTGTATTAATTGCATTTGTTGTCGTGGCCGCAGTGTTTTCCTACGTAATGTTAGGAGCAGGGTTTTTTGCAACCCAGAAATCACAGGAAGTAACGTATTCAGGAATTAAGCAGTCCACATCGAACATTGTCTTAGATGGGCAGTTATACGGTGATTCTAGTGATATTTCTGTGCTTACTATTTATCTTGCCATTCCAGAAGGTGGACAACCACAAAAACTGAGTGACGTTGACTATCTCTGGACAATTGATGGTGGAGCAGTAACAGTAGTAACCGGAACTGACGCCGACAATGTTGGGCTTCTTCAGGCAGGAGACAGAGCAAAAATTACTATTTCACTCGCTGCAGCCAACCGCCCGGGTCCGGGATCGAGTTTTACTCTTGAAATAAAACCAAAAGTTGGAGCTTCCTCACTTATATCCAAAACCCTTGGTAGTGGATATGCTGGTGGAGTAATTATTTAA